In the Orenia marismortui DSM 5156 genome, one interval contains:
- the prfB gene encoding peptide chain release factor 2 (programmed frameshift), with protein MVNELSSKLEVIAEKLSDLRESLDYDSLEEKKKELEFEMADPNFWDDNEKAQKVAQRLSTIKGKISDFDTLVEEQEELDLLLELAIEEDDQNVINEVKSRVKNLEKKLEKLELKTLLSGEYDENNALLSINPGAGGTESQDWAEMLLRMYTRWAEQHDYKVSTLEFLAGEEAGVKSVTLEVTGPYAYGYLKSEKGVHRLVRISPFDSSGRRHTSFASVDIMPEIDDNIEIEVEQSDLKIDTYRASGAGGQHVNTTDSAVRITHLPTGIVAQCQNERSQHKNKASAMKILKSKLFEYMQEKEAEKLEEIRGEHKEIAWGSQIRSYVFHPYQMVKDHRTSCETSKTNDVMDGDLDIFIESYLKQS; from the exons ATTGTAAATGAATTGAGTTCAAAGTTAGAAGTGATTGCAGAAAAATTATCAGATTTGAGGGAGTCTCTT GACTATGATAGTTTAGAGGAGAAGAAAAAAGAGTTAGAATTTGAAATGGCAGATCCAAATTTTTGGGATGATAATGAAAAAGCTCAAAAGGTTGCCCAAAGACTAAGTACAATTAAAGGAAAAATTTCTGATTTTGATACTTTAGTAGAAGAGCAAGAGGAACTAGATTTATTATTAGAGCTAGCTATAGAGGAAGATGATCAGAATGTCATAAATGAAGTTAAATCAAGAGTTAAGAACTTAGAGAAAAAATTAGAGAAATTAGAGTTGAAGACTTTACTTTCGGGAGAATATGATGAGAATAATGCTTTATTATCAATCAATCCTGGAGCAGGGGGAACAGAATCACAGGATTGGGCTGAGATGTTGTTAAGGATGTATACTAGGTGGGCAGAACAACATGATTATAAGGTTAGTACTTTAGAATTTTTAGCTGGAGAAGAAGCTGGAGTGAAAAGTGTAACCTTAGAAGTAACAGGACCTTATGCTTATGGTTATCTTAAATCAGAAAAAGGTGTGCATCGTTTAGTTAGAATTTCTCCTTTTGATTCTTCTGGAAGGAGGCATACATCTTTTGCTTCTGTAGATATTATGCCTGAAATTGATGATAATATCGAAATTGAAGTTGAGCAAAGTGATTTAAAGATAGATACCTATCGAGCTAGTGGAGCTGGAGGTCAACATGTTAATACAACTGATTCAGCTGTTCGAATTACTCACTTACCTACTGGAATTGTAGCTCAATGTCAGAACGAACGTTCTCAGCATAAGAATAAAGCAAGTGCCATGAAGATACTTAAATCTAAGTTGTTTGAATATATGCAAGAAAAAGAGGCAGAAAAATTAGAGGAGATTCGTGGAGAGCACAAAGAGATTGCTTGGGGGAGCCAAATTAGATCCTATGTCTTTCATCCTTATCAAATGGTTAAGGATCATCGAACATCATGTGAGACAAGTAAGACCAATGATGTAATGGATGGGGACTTAGATATCTTTATTGAAAGTTATTTGAAACAGTCATAA
- the secA gene encoding preprotein translocase subunit SecA: MLGFLKKLFTDPNEKKLKKLEPLVEEINSLEDQISALNDDDLKAKTDEFKNRLSQGESLDDILAEAFAVVREASKRVTGMRHYDVQLIGGIVLHQGKISEMKTGEGKTLAATLPAYLNALTGKGVHIVTVNDYLAERDSEWMGQIYEFLGLEVGLVLADMDYEERRAAYEADITYGTNNQFGFDYLRDNMAIDAEQLVQGELNFAIIDEVDSILIDEARTPLIISGPSQQSPGLYYKFTEVVPKLKKEEDYTVDEKASSVTLTEEGTDKVEEMLGIENLYDNQYMDHLHHLNQALKAEVLMKRDQDYIVKDGEVHIVDEFTGRLMSGRRYSEGLHQAIEAKEGVKIQRESQTLASITFQNYFRMYNKLSGMTGTAATEEEEFEEIYDLEVVVIPTNEPVIREDHPDVIYKTEEAKFRAVVADIKERYKKRQPVLVGTVSIENSEKLSRLLKQAHVPHEVLNAKHHEREADIIKRAGQKGAITIATNMAGRGTDIVLGDGVQDIGGLYVLGTERHESRRIDNQLRGRSGRQGDPGASRFYVSLEDDLMRLFGSEKIAGIMDSLGLEDDQPIEHKLISRSLANAQKRVESRNFEIRKSILEYDDVLNQQRKVIYDQRLQVLTGENLEEIIFSMADSWLEETLDIYVNEKYSPDEWDLSGLIHYLENQLGGLGISEAELSKLTREEIKDKLFNKFTDTYSAKRSELGNEAMEELEKVVMLKLIDQKWMEHLHAMDELRQGIGLRAYGQRDPLIEYKFESFEMFKQMNSWIKEDIIKYLFTIEVVTGEQEDKRKLDYGQGPLLTAYDTVRPEVQGQGQQPEEVKLKPIVKEDEPGRNDPCPCGSGKKYKKCCLNK; the protein is encoded by the coding sequence ATGTTGGGTTTTTTGAAGAAGTTATTTACTGATCCAAATGAAAAGAAATTAAAAAAGCTAGAACCTTTAGTAGAAGAAATCAATTCTTTAGAAGATCAAATTTCTGCTTTAAATGATGATGATTTAAAGGCAAAGACAGATGAATTTAAAAATCGTTTAAGTCAAGGGGAGTCTTTAGATGATATTTTAGCAGAAGCTTTTGCTGTTGTAAGAGAGGCTTCTAAAAGAGTAACAGGAATGCGACATTATGATGTACAGTTAATTGGTGGAATTGTATTACATCAAGGTAAGATTTCAGAGATGAAAACAGGAGAAGGTAAGACATTGGCAGCTACTTTACCAGCTTATCTAAATGCATTAACTGGAAAAGGTGTTCACATTGTTACAGTTAATGATTATTTGGCTGAGCGTGATAGTGAATGGATGGGACAGATATATGAATTTTTAGGATTAGAGGTAGGACTAGTTTTAGCAGATATGGATTATGAGGAAAGAAGAGCGGCTTATGAAGCTGATATTACTTATGGGACAAATAATCAATTTGGTTTTGATTATTTAAGAGATAACATGGCTATAGATGCAGAACAATTAGTACAAGGCGAATTAAATTTTGCTATTATTGATGAAGTAGATAGTATTTTAATTGATGAAGCAAGAACTCCGTTAATTATTTCAGGTCCATCACAGCAATCACCAGGTTTGTATTATAAATTTACTGAGGTAGTACCAAAATTAAAGAAAGAAGAAGATTATACAGTTGATGAAAAAGCTAGTTCTGTAACCTTAACAGAAGAGGGAACTGATAAAGTCGAAGAGATGCTAGGTATTGAAAACCTATATGATAATCAATACATGGATCATTTACATCACCTTAATCAAGCCTTAAAAGCAGAAGTTTTAATGAAAAGAGATCAAGATTATATTGTTAAAGATGGAGAAGTCCATATTGTTGATGAATTTACTGGAAGATTGATGTCTGGACGCAGATATAGTGAAGGTCTTCATCAAGCTATTGAAGCTAAAGAAGGAGTTAAAATTCAAAGAGAAAGTCAAACTTTAGCTAGTATTACCTTCCAGAATTATTTTAGAATGTATAATAAACTATCAGGAATGACAGGTACTGCTGCAACGGAAGAAGAAGAATTTGAAGAAATTTATGATTTAGAAGTAGTAGTAATACCTACTAATGAACCGGTTATTAGAGAGGATCATCCTGATGTTATATATAAAACTGAAGAGGCAAAGTTTAGAGCTGTTGTAGCTGATATTAAAGAAAGGTATAAGAAAAGGCAGCCAGTTTTAGTTGGTACTGTTTCAATTGAGAATTCTGAAAAGCTTAGTAGATTATTAAAGCAAGCTCATGTTCCTCATGAAGTATTGAATGCTAAGCATCATGAACGTGAAGCTGATATTATAAAAAGAGCAGGTCAAAAAGGTGCTATTACAATTGCCACTAATATGGCTGGTCGTGGTACTGATATTGTATTAGGCGATGGAGTTCAAGATATTGGAGGATTATATGTTCTTGGTACAGAACGTCATGAAAGTCGTAGAATTGATAATCAGCTAAGAGGTCGCTCAGGGAGACAAGGGGATCCGGGAGCTTCTCGTTTTTATGTATCCTTAGAAGATGATTTGATGAGATTATTTGGTTCAGAAAAGATTGCTGGAATTATGGATAGCTTAGGATTAGAAGATGATCAGCCAATTGAACATAAATTAATTAGTAGATCTTTAGCTAATGCCCAAAAAAGGGTAGAATCTCGTAACTTTGAAATTAGAAAGAGTATTTTAGAGTATGATGATGTATTGAACCAACAAAGAAAGGTTATTTATGATCAAAGACTTCAGGTTTTAACGGGAGAAAATTTAGAAGAAATTATCTTCTCTATGGCTGATAGTTGGTTAGAAGAGACTTTAGATATTTATGTTAATGAGAAATATTCCCCTGATGAATGGGATTTATCAGGATTAATTCATTATTTAGAGAATCAATTAGGAGGTTTAGGAATATCTGAGGCAGAACTATCTAAATTAACTAGAGAAGAGATCAAAGATAAATTATTTAATAAATTCACTGACACTTATAGTGCTAAAAGATCAGAACTTGGTAATGAAGCTATGGAAGAGTTGGAAAAGGTAGTTATGCTTAAATTGATTGATCAAAAATGGATGGAACATCTACATGCGATGGATGAACTAAGACAAGGGATTGGTTTAAGAGCATATGGTCAACGCGATCCGTTGATTGAATATAAATTCGAAAGTTTTGAGATGTTTAAACAGATGAATTCTTGGATTAAAGAAGATATCATTAAGTATTTATTTACAATTGAAGTTGTAACAGGTGAACAGGAAGATAAGAGAAAACTAGATTATGGGCAAGGCCCTTTATTAACAGCCTATGATACAGTTAGACCAGAAGTTCAAGGCCAAGGTCAGCAGCCTGAAGAGGTAAAACTTAAACCAATTGTAAAAGAAGATGAACCAGGACGTAATGATCCATGTCCGTGTGGTAGTGGCAAAAAATATAAAAAATGTTGCTTAAATAAATAA
- the hpf gene encoding ribosome hibernation-promoting factor, HPF/YfiA family, with the protein MKFMVRGKNIEITDALRDYAEEKVGKVRKYFDYDDVIEAQISLEVERGRHIVEVTLFVDGLILRGEEKRDDMYASIDGVVEKLEGQIRKYKTKIHNKIRADKKEILSNLVDSNKSEEEEESDPRIVRTKKFAIKPMHIEEAVMQMDLLHHDFFVFSNAKTDEVNVVYKRKDGDYGLIEPTF; encoded by the coding sequence ATGAAATTCATGGTTAGAGGTAAAAACATAGAAATCACTGATGCTTTAAGAGATTATGCTGAAGAAAAAGTTGGCAAGGTGAGAAAGTATTTTGACTATGATGATGTTATAGAAGCTCAAATATCTTTAGAAGTTGAACGAGGAAGACATATTGTAGAGGTAACACTTTTTGTAGATGGATTAATTCTACGAGGAGAAGAAAAAAGAGACGATATGTATGCTTCTATAGATGGAGTTGTTGAGAAATTAGAAGGTCAAATCCGTAAATATAAAACTAAGATTCATAATAAAATTAGAGCAGATAAAAAAGAGATACTAAGTAATTTAGTTGATTCAAATAAATCTGAAGAGGAAGAAGAATCTGATCCAAGGATTGTGAGAACTAAGAAATTTGCTATTAAACCAATGCATATTGAAGAAGCAGTTATGCAAATGGATTTATTACATCATGATTTCTTCGTATTCTCAAATGCTAAAACTGATGAAGTGAATGTTGTTTATAAACGTAAAGATGGTGACTATGGTTTAATAGAACCAACTTTCTAA
- a CDS encoding cold-shock protein, giving the protein MRLEGNVKWFDNEKGYGFIERPEGDDVFVHFSAIQEEGFKALEEGQAVEFEIVEGERGPQADNVTKL; this is encoded by the coding sequence ATGAGATTAGAAGGTAATGTAAAATGGTTTGACAATGAAAAAGGTTATGGATTTATTGAAAGACCAGAAGGTGACGATGTATTTGTACACTTCTCTGCAATTCAAGAAGAAGGTTTCAAGGCTTTAGAAGAAGGTCAAGCTGTAGAGTTTGAAATCGTTGAAGGAGAACGTGGACCTCAAGCTGATAACGTAACTAAGCTTTAA
- a CDS encoding amino acid ABC transporter ATP-binding protein, whose product MIKVDDLHKSFGDLEVLKGITEEIHQGEVVVVIGPSGSGKSTFLRCLNLLEDITAGKVLIEEKQINSINANINLIRQETGMVFQHFNLFPHKNVLDNITLAPIKVKGLSKDKAENIAYELLDRVGLKDKADSYPSQLSGGQKQRIAIARALAMQPKVMLFDEPTSALDPEMVGEVLAVMKDLANEGMTMVVVTHEMGFAREVGDRVLFMDHGIVIESGTPEDIFNNPQEERTKEFLAKIL is encoded by the coding sequence GTGATTAAAGTAGATGATTTACACAAGAGCTTTGGTGATTTAGAAGTTTTAAAAGGGATTACAGAAGAGATACACCAAGGAGAAGTGGTAGTAGTTATTGGGCCAAGTGGTTCGGGAAAGAGTACATTTTTAAGATGTTTAAACCTATTAGAAGATATTACAGCAGGTAAGGTGTTAATTGAGGAGAAACAGATTAATTCTATAAATGCTAATATTAATCTTATTCGTCAAGAGACAGGAATGGTCTTTCAACACTTTAACTTATTTCCTCATAAAAATGTATTAGACAATATTACTTTAGCTCCAATAAAAGTTAAAGGATTGTCTAAAGATAAAGCAGAGAATATAGCCTATGAGCTATTAGATAGGGTAGGGCTAAAGGATAAAGCAGATAGTTATCCTAGTCAATTATCGGGTGGACAAAAACAAAGGATTGCTATTGCTAGAGCTTTAGCTATGCAGCCAAAAGTCATGCTGTTTGATGAGCCGACTTCTGCATTAGATCCTGAAATGGTAGGAGAAGTATTAGCGGTTATGAAGGATTTGGCAAATGAAGGTATGACTATGGTAGTTGTGACTCATGAGATGGGATTTGCTCGAGAAGTTGGGGATAGAGTATTGTTTATGGATCATGGGATTGTTATAGAGTCTGGAACACCAGAAGATATTTTCAATAATCCTCAAGAAGAACGAACTAAAGAATTCTTAGCTAAAATATTATAG
- the ehuC gene encoding ectoine/hydroxyectoine ABC transporter permease subunit EhuC, with protein sequence MLADKILILKESIPYLLKGALMTIKLTTFSVFIGIVLGTILGLARVSKNKLFNNIAKVYIEFFRGTPLLIQLFLLYFGLPNLGIDLGGYLAAILGLGLNSGAYVGEIVRSGINAIDKGQMEAARSLGMSYFQSMRYVILPQAIKQVIPPLGNEFIALLKDSSLVSVIAVKDLTRQGRLIISRTYESFLIFAAVAVLYFIMTFIMTRLVNYAERRVSISD encoded by the coding sequence ATGCTAGCAGATAAGATATTAATTTTAAAGGAATCAATTCCTTATTTACTAAAGGGCGCATTAATGACAATTAAATTAACAACCTTTTCTGTTTTTATTGGAATTGTTTTAGGTACTATATTAGGTTTAGCAAGAGTTTCTAAAAATAAGTTGTTTAATAATATAGCCAAAGTTTATATTGAATTTTTTAGAGGAACGCCTTTATTGATTCAGTTATTTTTATTATATTTTGGACTACCTAATTTAGGAATAGATTTAGGTGGCTATCTGGCAGCTATTTTAGGCTTAGGTTTAAATAGTGGTGCTTATGTAGGGGAAATTGTGAGATCTGGAATCAATGCCATTGATAAGGGGCAGATGGAAGCAGCTCGTTCTCTAGGAATGTCTTACTTCCAGTCAATGAGATATGTCATCTTGCCTCAAGCTATTAAACAAGTTATTCCACCTTTAGGAAATGAATTTATTGCACTTTTAAAGGATTCATCATTGGTATCAGTAATTGCAGTTAAGGATTTAACTCGGCAAGGTAGATTAATAATTAGTAGAACTTATGAATCTTTCCTAATTTTTGCAGCAGTAGCGGTACTATACTTTATTATGACCTTTATTATGACTCGATTAGTTAACTATGCTGAGAGAAGGGTGAGTATCAGTGATTAA
- a CDS encoding basic amino acid ABC transporter substrate-binding protein, with the protein MKKITNNLVLTLLSLLMMLLIVGCSNSTQLGTLEKIKEEGKLVVGTEASYRPFEYHNAKDEIVGFDIDIAKALSKELGVELEIKDIAFDGLIPSLKTKKFDLVIAAMTITESRKKSVDFSTPYFNAGQVIAVLDSEDQIENVEDLVGKTVGVQLGTTGDLKVSEIDGLEIKRYEKIPQAFIDLKNGRIDAIVNDLPVTATFVKKVEGVKIVGAPFTEENYGMAIRKDDNGLEKRLNEALSNIKEKGIYDKIYAKWFK; encoded by the coding sequence ATGAAAAAAATTACTAATAATTTGGTACTGACTTTATTAAGTTTGTTGATGATGTTATTAATAGTAGGGTGTTCAAATAGTACCCAGCTAGGTACTTTAGAAAAGATCAAAGAAGAAGGAAAATTAGTAGTAGGAACAGAAGCTTCTTATCGTCCTTTTGAATATCATAATGCAAAGGATGAGATTGTAGGTTTTGATATAGATATAGCTAAAGCTCTTTCTAAAGAGTTGGGTGTTGAGTTAGAGATAAAAGATATTGCTTTTGATGGTTTGATTCCTAGTTTAAAGACTAAAAAATTTGATCTGGTAATTGCAGCAATGACTATTACTGAGAGTAGAAAAAAATCAGTAGACTTTAGTACTCCATACTTTAATGCAGGTCAAGTAATTGCTGTTTTAGATAGTGAAGATCAAATCGAGAATGTAGAAGATTTAGTTGGGAAGACTGTAGGTGTACAGTTAGGTACAACTGGAGATTTAAAAGTAAGTGAAATTGATGGTTTAGAAATTAAAAGATATGAAAAGATACCACAAGCTTTTATAGATTTAAAAAATGGTAGAATTGATGCTATTGTTAATGATCTACCTGTTACAGCTACTTTTGTAAAGAAGGTAGAAGGAGTTAAAATTGTAGGAGCTCCATTTACAGAAGAGAATTATGGTATGGCTATTAGAAAAGACGATAATGGGTTAGAAAAAAGGCTTAATGAAGCTCTAAGTAATATTAAAGAAAAAGGAATCTATGATAAGATTTATGCTAAGTGGTTTAAATAG
- a CDS encoding basic amino acid ABC transporter substrate-binding protein, with protein sequence MKKILFILLLITLVVVTGCNGVEDTTWSKIEKEGKLLIGTEAAYRPFEYHNNQDEIVGFDIDLIKAIADELNLEIEIKDIAFDGLIPGLKTGKFNLAISAMTITEQRAKAVNFSDPYFNAGQVIATIANNNEIKTVDDLKGKKVGTKLGTTGDIEISKMEDSIEITRYKDIPQAFIELQNGRVSAVVNDLPVTAVYVSKHPEVKIVGEPFTSEKYGIALKKGDEELLTQVNKALKRIKENGTYDEIYNKWF encoded by the coding sequence ATGAAAAAGATATTATTTATCTTACTATTAATTACTTTAGTAGTGGTAACAGGATGTAATGGAGTAGAAGATACAACTTGGAGTAAAATAGAAAAAGAAGGAAAGTTGCTAATTGGGACAGAAGCTGCTTATCGACCTTTTGAGTATCATAATAATCAAGATGAGATTGTAGGTTTTGATATTGATTTAATTAAAGCAATTGCTGATGAGTTAAATCTTGAAATTGAGATAAAGGACATTGCTTTTGATGGCTTAATACCTGGTTTAAAGACTGGTAAGTTTAATTTAGCAATTTCAGCTATGACAATTACAGAGCAAAGAGCAAAAGCTGTTAATTTCTCTGATCCATATTTTAATGCTGGACAGGTAATTGCTACTATAGCTAATAATAATGAGATTAAAACTGTAGATGATTTAAAAGGTAAGAAAGTTGGAACTAAATTAGGTACTACAGGTGATATAGAAATTAGTAAAATGGAAGATAGTATAGAAATTACTCGTTATAAAGATATACCTCAAGCATTTATTGAATTACAAAATGGAAGAGTGTCAGCAGTAGTTAATGATTTACCTGTAACAGCAGTTTATGTTAGTAAGCATCCGGAAGTTAAAATTGTTGGAGAGCCTTTTACTTCAGAAAAATATGGAATAGCATTAAAAAAAGGTGATGAAGAATTGCTGACTCAGGTTAATAAAGCTTTGAAAAGAATTAAAGAGAATGGTACTTATGATGAAATATATAATAAATGGTTTTAA
- a CDS encoding basic amino acid ABC transporter substrate-binding protein: protein MKKIILFTLLVGLLVMAGCSSEEQGTWQKIEKEGKLVVGMSADYKPFEYHDKDDNIVGFDVDVLKEIAKKLNLELELKDTAWDGIIPGLQSSKYDLIMSAMTITEDRKKAVNFSDSYFNAGQIIAVSESNDSIKNVEDLKGKIVGVQLGTTADIEASKVEGVEVKRYEKIPQAFIELNNGRVDAVAADLPVVAKYTLDHSGVKIVGKPFTTENFGIAMRKADTELLEKINAALADLKADGTYDEIYNKWFK, encoded by the coding sequence ATGAAAAAAATAATTTTATTTACATTATTAGTTGGATTATTAGTAATGGCAGGATGTTCTAGTGAAGAGCAAGGAACTTGGCAAAAGATTGAAAAAGAAGGTAAATTAGTGGTTGGGATGAGTGCTGATTATAAGCCTTTTGAGTACCATGATAAAGATGATAATATTGTTGGTTTTGATGTTGATGTCTTAAAAGAAATTGCCAAAAAATTAAATCTTGAGTTAGAATTAAAGGATACTGCATGGGATGGGATTATTCCAGGGTTACAATCTAGTAAATATGACTTAATAATGTCAGCTATGACAATTACAGAAGATAGAAAGAAAGCAGTTAACTTTTCTGATTCTTATTTTAATGCAGGCCAGATAATTGCTGTATCAGAAAGTAATGATAGTATTAAAAATGTAGAGGATTTAAAAGGTAAAATAGTTGGAGTCCAATTAGGAACAACAGCTGATATAGAGGCTAGCAAGGTGGAAGGAGTAGAAGTTAAGCGTTATGAGAAGATACCACAAGCTTTTATTGAGTTAAATAATGGTCGAGTAGATGCGGTAGCTGCCGATTTACCAGTAGTGGCTAAGTATACTTTAGATCATTCTGGAGTCAAAATTGTAGGTAAGCCGTTTACTACAGAGAACTTTGGTATTGCTATGAGAAAAGCTGATACTGAGCTACTAGAAAAGATTAATGCTGCTTTAGCTGATTTAAAAGCTGATGGTACTTATGATGAAATCTATAATAAATGGTTTAAGTAA
- the uvsE gene encoding UV DNA damage repair endonuclease UvsE — translation MKLGYACINLSLKDCTPNRRTTVGYLKKLSPEGQRIKLNSLLKDNLKNTLRILKFNRDYNIDFYRFSSNIVPLATHESTDNWGYLEKFKDEFLEIGDFVKKHNLRVSMHASQYTILNSNRKNVVERSIEELEYHSKFLLAMGLDTSVKIVLHIGGVYGNKDKAIDRFKKNFSRLSDDIKNRLIIENDDKSYTATEVLEIAEELGIPIVFDIHHFNCNHSEDENLNKILPRVFDTWKDERPKFHFSSPRSEDEYSSHADNIDPIDFYLFVDTLRDISDQDFDIMLECKNKDKALLKLREDLDAMDFNYN, via the coding sequence ATGAAATTGGGTTATGCATGTATTAATCTTAGTTTAAAAGATTGTACACCTAATCGTAGAACTACTGTAGGATATTTAAAAAAACTTTCTCCAGAAGGGCAAAGAATTAAACTTAATTCATTATTAAAAGATAATTTAAAGAATACATTAAGGATTTTGAAATTTAATCGAGATTATAATATTGATTTTTATCGTTTTTCTTCTAATATTGTTCCTTTAGCAACTCATGAATCTACAGACAATTGGGGTTATTTAGAAAAGTTTAAAGATGAATTTTTAGAGATAGGAGATTTTGTAAAGAAGCATAATCTTAGGGTTAGTATGCATGCTAGTCAATATACTATATTAAATAGTAATAGAAAGAATGTTGTAGAAAGATCTATAGAGGAACTAGAATATCATTCTAAATTTTTATTAGCAATGGGATTGGATACAAGTGTCAAAATTGTGTTACACATCGGTGGTGTTTATGGAAATAAAGATAAGGCAATAGATAGGTTTAAGAAAAATTTTTCTAGGTTATCTGATGATATAAAGAATAGATTAATTATTGAGAATGATGATAAATCATATACTGCAACTGAAGTGTTAGAAATAGCAGAAGAATTAGGCATACCTATTGTTTTTGATATTCATCATTTCAATTGTAACCATAGTGAAGATGAAAATTTGAATAAAATATTACCGCGAGTTTTTGATACTTGGAAAGATGAAAGGCCGAAGTTTCATTTTTCTTCACCTAGAAGTGAAGATGAATATTCAAGCCATGCTGATAATATTGATCCTATAGATTTTTATCTATTTGTTGATACTTTAAGAGATATAAGTGATCAAGATTTTGATATTATGCTAGAGTGTAAAAATAAAGATAAGGCTTTATTAAAATTAAGAGAAGATTTAGATGCGATGGATTTTAACTACAATTAA
- a CDS encoding Fur family transcriptional regulator: MPKKKRRMTKQRKKILEVLRSIKSHPTADWIYDKVKKDIPNISLGTVYRNLNVLREMGQIIELNYGSSYSRYDANAEDHYHFTCLSCSKVMDVDLEMNEELEDKVAKFVDGEVEYRRTEFFGYCKECSE, from the coding sequence ATGCCTAAGAAAAAAAGGAGAATGACCAAGCAGCGCAAGAAAATTTTAGAGGTTTTAAGATCGATCAAATCTCATCCTACTGCAGACTGGATTTATGATAAGGTAAAAAAAGATATTCCCAATATCAGCTTAGGAACGGTCTATCGTAATTTAAATGTTTTAAGAGAAATGGGACAGATTATAGAATTAAATTATGGTAGCAGCTATAGTCGTTATGATGCTAATGCTGAAGATCACTATCATTTTACTTGTCTATCTTGTAGTAAAGTAATGGATGTTGATTTGGAGATGAATGAAGAGTTAGAAGATAAGGTAGCTAAATTTGTTGATGGGGAAGTAGAATATCGTCGTACAGAGTTTTTTGGTTATTGTAAAGAATGTAGTGAATAA
- a CDS encoding L-lactate dehydrogenase — protein MKCHSKNDPNKIAIIGAGGVGATTAYALMVQGIASEIPLIDINKEKAEGEAMDLNHGASFVKPVEVYAGDYSDCVGANIIIITAGANQKPGETRLDLVKKNTAIFKEIIPQITKYNQDAILLVVTNPVDILTYVTLKLSGFPKERVIGSGTVLDSSRFRSLISRNCGVAASNVHGYVIGEHGDSEVPVWSLANIAGTNLDNYCPICDKTCQSNNREEIANKVKNAAYEIIQRKGATFYAVALAVARIVRAIIRDENAILTVSSLMEGQYGIKDTCLSLPTIVNSTGIGKVLDLPLNSKEENKFVESANTLKETAKKLNL, from the coding sequence ATGAAATGCCATTCAAAAAATGATCCAAATAAAATCGCTATTATTGGTGCAGGTGGTGTAGGAGCTACTACTGCTTATGCTTTAATGGTTCAGGGAATAGCTTCTGAAATTCCATTAATTGATATTAATAAAGAAAAAGCAGAAGGAGAAGCGATGGATTTAAACCATGGAGCTTCCTTTGTTAAACCAGTCGAAGTTTATGCTGGTGATTACTCTGATTGTGTAGGAGCTAATATCATAATTATTACTGCTGGAGCTAATCAGAAGCCAGGAGAAACTCGTTTAGATTTGGTTAAGAAGAATACAGCTATTTTCAAAGAAATAATTCCACAGATTACAAAATATAATCAGGATGCTATTTTATTAGTTGTAACTAATCCTGTAGATATCCTAACTTATGTGACCCTCAAGCTTTCTGGATTCCCAAAAGAAAGAGTCATAGGATCAGGTACTGTACTAGATAGCTCTAGGTTTAGGTCATTAATCAGCAGAAACTGTGGAGTAGCAGCAAGTAATGTACACGGATATGTTATTGGTGAACATGGAGATAGTGAAGTTCCAGTCTGGAGTTTAGCAAATATTGCTGGAACAAACTTAGATAACTATTGCCCTATCTGTGATAAGACTTGCCAAAGCAATAACAGAGAAGAAATTGCTAATAAAGTTAAGAATGCAGCTTATGAAATCATTCAACGAAAAGGTGCTACTTTCTATGCTGTTGCCTTAGCTGTAGCAAGAATTGTAAGAGCTATTATTAGAGATGAAAATGCAATCCTAACAGTTTCTAGTTTAATGGAAGGACAATATGGTATAAAAGATACTTGTTTAAGCCTACCTACTATTGTTAATAGTACAGGAATTGGAAAAGTATTAGATTTACCTCTAAATTCTAAAGAAGAGAATAAATTTGTTGAATCAGCAAATACTCTAAAAGAAACTGCTAAAAAATTAAATTTGTAA